DNA from Streptomyces rishiriensis:
GACCAGCGCCGTGACGGTCGGCGGCAGGCGCAGCACGGTGGTGCGTCCGGCGCGGCCGTCGGCGTACACGAGGACCAGGACGGAGGCGAGGAGGAACAGCGTCACGAGTCCGGTCCGGGGACAGCCGTGCGCGGGGCGCGCACGATGTCGGTGAGGGTCGTCTCGACACGGTCCAGGTGGTGGCTCATGGCCTCCACCGCGTCGGGCCCGGAACCGTCGATCAGCGCCTCGACGATCGCCCGGTGCTCGCGGTCGGACTGCTCACGCCGTCCGCCCAGCTCGTTGAGGAAGGCCGACTGACGCGCCAGTGCGTCCCGGATCTCCTCGATGACCCGGCGGAACACCGGGTTCTGGGCGGCCTCGGCGACGGTCAGGTGGAACAGGGTGTCCATCGCGACCCACGCGGTGGTGTCCGTCTCCCGCTCCATGCGGTCGAGCAGATGCGCCAGCCGGTCCAGGTTCTCCGGGGTGCGGCGCAGCGCCGCGTAGCCGGCGACCGGGATCTCGACGTGCCGGCGCACCTCCAGCAGGTCGCTGGCCGCGTAGTCGCCGAAGGTGGGGTCCTCCACGGTGTTCGCGATCACAAAGGTGCCTTTGCCCGTCTTGGCGACGGTCAGGCCCATCGTCTGCAGGGCGCGTAGGGCTTCCCGCAGGACGGGGCGGGAGACCTCGAGGGTCCGGCAGAGCTCCGCCTCGGAAGGGAGCTTGTCACCGATGGCGTAGCGGCCTTGCTCGATGGCGCCGCGGAGGTGGGTGAGCACCGCTTCCATCGCGCTGACGCGACGCGGCCCCGCACCACCTGTCTGGCTGTCTGACAGGTTCACGGTAGCGATACTCCGGGTGGCGGGCCGCCGCTGTCAAGACGCCTGGTGAAACGCGGATCTCAAGGGCGGGGAGTCTGAATGGCGCCTGCCCGCCCCTGAGGAAGTTCGCGAGGGAATTCTCCGACCGGCCACTGCCGGCCACCGGCCGGCAGCCAAGGCCGGTCAGCTGTCGAGCACCCCGGCGGCCAGCAGGCCGAACAGCGCCACACCCACGACGAGCCGGTAGACGACGAAGGCGTTGAAGGAGTGCTTGGCGACGAACTTCAGCAGCCAGGCGATGGAGGCGTAGGCGACCACGAAGGACACCACCGTGCCGACGGCCAGGGGCGCCGCGCCCGCCCCCGTGCCCAGGGCGTCCTTCAGCTCGTAGATCCCGGCGCCGGTCAGGGCGGGGATGCCGAGGAAGAAGGACAGCCGGGTGGCGGCCACCCGGTCCAGGTCGAGCATGAGCGCGGTGGACATGGTGGCGCCGGAGCGGGAGAAGCCGGGGAAGAGCAGCGCGAGGATCTGGGAGCTGCCGACCAGCATCGCGTCCTTGAACGAGGTGTCGTCCTCGCCGCGCTTGTGGCGGCCCATCTGGTCGGCCGCCCACATCACGCCGCTGCCGACGATCAGCGAGCCGGCGACCACCCACAGCGAGGCCAGCGGCCCCTCGATGAGCGGCTTGGCGGCGAGCCCCACGACGACGATCGGGATCGTCGCGTAGATCACCCACCAGGCGAACTTGTAGTCGTGCGAGTGACGCTCCTCACGGCTGCGCAGACCCCGGAACCAGGCCGAGACGATCCGCACGATGTCCTTGCGGAAGTACACGAGTACGGCGGCGATCGCGCCGACCTGGATGACGGCCGAGAACCCGACGACGGCGTCGTCGTCGACCGGGATGCCCATCAGGCCCTCGGTGATCTTCAGATGGCCGGTGGAGGAGACGGGGAGGAACTCGGTCACTCCCTCGACGGCTCCGAGGACGACGGCTTGGCCGACGGAGATGGCGCTCATGGAATCCAGTTCTGAGGAGACGGATCGGTCGACAGCGTTGTAGACGCTCCGGTGTCGCACCCAGTCCTATCAGGCGGCGCTCCGGCCCGAACGCCTACGACCACGCCCACTGGCCCAGGGCGACCCCGGCGGACGCGGCCCCGAGACCCGCCACCACGCTCGCGACGGCGTTGACGGCGGCGAAGAGGCCCGCGCCGGTCTCGGTCAGCCGCAGTGTCTCGTAGGAGAACGTCGAGTACGTCGTCAGCGCTCCGCAGAAGCCCGTTCCCAGGAACAACCGCAGGTCGGGACCGGCGGCGGCGGCGCCGGTCAGGACGCCGAGGACCAGGCAGCCGCCGGTGTTGACGACGAAGGTGCCCCAGGGGAGGAGCGAGTCGTGCCGGGACTGCACCGCGCGGTCGGTCAGATAGCGGAGCGGCGCGCCGATCATGCCGCCGACGACGACCACCAGCCAGTTCACAACGACTTCTTACCCCTCGTGTCCGTATCGCCCGGGGTCCCGGCCCGGTTCCCGCCTCGGCCGGCATACCGGACGACCTCGCAGGGGTCGAGGGTCACCAGGCCTTCCGTGACCAGCTCGTCGAGCTCGGGCAGGAAGGCCCGCACCCGCTCCTCGCTGTCCACGACGACGATCGCGACCGGCAGGTCCTCGCTGAGCGAGAGCAGCCGGGAGGTGTGGATCAACGAGGACGCGCCGAATCCCTCGATGCCGCGGAAGACGCTGGCGCCCGCGAGACCGGCCGCGCGGGCGCGGTGCACGATCTCCGTGTAGAGAGGCTTGCGGTGCCAGGTGTCGTTCTCGCCGACGAACACGGTCAGCCGCAGGGCCCTGCCGGTCGCTGTAGTCATCGCTGCCTCCACAGGAGAGCGCGGCGGGTCGCCGTGGCCGCGAGCCAGACCGCGAGGAGCGCCGCGCACAGGGTCGCGGCGAGGTAGGCCAGGGCCGTGCCGGGGCGGTCGTCGCCGAACAGCTTCCGGACGTCGACGGCGTACGTCGAGAAGGTGGTGAAGCCGCCCAGCACGCCGGTGCCGAAGAACGGCCGCAGCAGCCGGTGCGCCGTCCCCGCCTCGGTGATCACGACCAGGAAGACGCCGATCACCGCGCAGCCGACGACGTTCACCCAGAAGGTCGTCCAGGGGAACCCGCCCGCCCGCGTCGGCCACCAGAGGGAGGCCGCGTAGCGGGCGGCGGCACCGATCCCGCCCCCGACGGCCACGACGACGACCACCGGGAGCCGACTTGTCCCGGTCGCCCTCCGTGCCGCGCCGGTGCGGAGGTTCTCGGCCTCCTCAGCTGTCATGCCGTACGACTCCTGCCCGGGCCCGGACCGACCCGCCTCATCGGGGTGATCACGGCCGGGCACCAGCGTAACGCCGTCTCTCACTTGGTCACGGGCGCCTCGCAGACCGCGATGCCGCGCTCCCAGAGGCTGCCCAGGACCAGTCGGCCGCCGGTTTCGCAGACGCTGGTGACCATGCGGAACCCGGAGCGGCGGTGGGTGAGGTGGTGGACGATCCGGCCGTCGTCGTCGACCGCCAGCACTGCCGCGGTGCCCGACGGGCGGTACGGCGCGTTCACGGCGAGGCGGGCGGCGCGACGGCGTGCGGCGGGACCGGCGCGGTGCAGGAGGTCGAGCGGGGGGACGCGCGGACCGGCCAGCGCCACCCAGACCGGGCCGTCGGGCGCGCCGCGCCACAGGTTGTCCGGGAACCCCGGCAACTGCTCGACCAGGGGCTCGGCCCGGCCGGCCCGGGGGCCGGTGAGCCGGTAGCGGGTGAGACGGCGGGCGCCGGTCTCGGCCACGATCAGGAAGGAGTCGTCGGCTGCGCGCGCGAGTCCGTTGGCGAACTGGAGGCCCTCCAGCACGACTTCCGCCTCGCGGGCGCCGGGCTCCAGGCGCAACAGGCGGCCGGTGCCGGTGTGTTCGACGATCTCGCCCATCCAGTCCCGTAAGGGATGGACCTGGCTGGACACGGTGAAGTAGACGGTGCCGTCGGGCAGCGCGACGGCATTGCTGCAGAAGCGCAGCCGCTCCCCCGCCACCGTGTCGGTCAGGACGCGGACGTTCCCGGTGCCGCCGTCGGGGTCGACGCGCAGCAGCGCGCCGTCGGCGCAGCACACCAACAGGTCGCCGTCCGGGAGGAGTTCGAGACCGAGTGGGCGGCCGCCGATCTCGGCGATGTGCTCGACACGGGCCGCTGGCGGGTCGTCCAGACCGTCGACGCGCAGGATCCGTCCGTCCGACACCCCGGTCAGTACCCGCCCTCTGGTGTCGGCGACCACGTCCTCGGGGCCGTGCCCGGGAAGAGTGATGTACCTGAGGGGGACGAGAGGCGTCCGACGGTCCATAGGGGCCGCCCTTCCTTGAGGAGGCGGCCATCCTCGCAGGCGGGCACGGTGTCGAAAGGTCGTGGCCGTGGTCCTTTGCCGGGCCTTTCCGGAGGGTGGACCCTCCGTCCTCTACCGCCCCTCGCCGAAATCCTCTACCACCCCTTCTCGAACATCCGCGCCACTTCGGCGATGCGCATCTCGTCGCGCCGGTAGTAGGTACGGCGCCTGATCCGCTTGGCGCGCAGCAGACCGACGCCGGCGAGCAGGGCGAGGTGCGTGCCGGCCGCCTGGCGGCACACGCCCAGCTTCGCCGCGACGACGTCCGCCGTGACGCCGTCCTCGACGAGGTCGCCGTGCCGCTGCGGCGGGAAGTGCCGGGCCGGCTCCTTCAGCCACTCCAGGATGTCCAGTCGCCTCTCGCTCACGGGAGTCCTCAGCATCGTCGTCCCCTCCGTCCCGGTGGTCGGGGCTCCCCCGGTACCGCGTCGTCCCACTGTTCCGCAGCCGGGGCCACCGTGTCCCGTACTCCGCGAGCCTTGGCCAGGATCGAACACCTCTGTCACGCAAGGGTGTTCGGATGAACGGCCGAAGACGGGCGGGGGCCCGGCCGCGCGGTGCGGCCGGACCCCGCCCGGGGAGAGGAGCGCGGATCAGCGGTGGCTGAACCACGACATGGAGGACAGGGCCTTGTCGTCGTAGCCGAACAGGGCCTGGTTCTCCCAGCCGTTGCCGGAGCCGGCGTCCGTCGGGTCCCAGCCGTTGCCGGTGACGGCGGTCCAGGTGGACTCCCAGTAGAAGACGCCGAGGCCGCGGCCGTTCGGGACGGCCTCCACGATGCTCGCCACGTCGTTCATCCACCGGGTCTGGCCGGCGACGGAGGCCGGATAGCCGGACACCAGCTCGCTCGAGAGGTCGATGATGTTCTCGTGCGAGTCCTCGCTGTCCAGCCGGAAGGGGTACGCCGTCTCGGCGACGAAGACCGGCTTGGAGTAGCGGGCGGCGGCGTCGTCGAGGGTGGTCTGGAAGTCGGCGAGCGTGCCGTGCCAGTACCCGTAGTACGACAGACCGATGACGTCGAACCTCACCCCGTTGGAGACGGCGTTGTCGAACCACCAGCGGGTGCCGGCCAGGTCCCCGCCCTTGGCGAGGTGCAGCGCCACGGTGGTGCCGGAGTTGACGGCCTTGACCGCGTCGTAGCCGGAGTTGAGCAGTCCGGCGAGCTGCGACCAGTTGTCGGTGGAACCGGCGGACCACAGCATGCCGCCGTTGATCTCGTTGCCGACCTGCACCATGTCCGCGGTGGTGCCCTGTGCCTTGAGGGCGTTGAGGACGTCGTAGGTGTGGTTGTAGACGTCCGTCTTCAGCTGGCTGTAGGAGTGCCCGGCCCACGCGGCGGGCACGGTCTGCGCCCCCGGGTCGGCCCAGATGTCCGAGTAGTGGAAGTCCACCAGGAGTTTCGTGCCCTGCGCCTTGATGCGCTTGGCCGCCGCCAGGACCCGCGCCTTGTTGTTGTAGCCGTCGGCGGGGTTCACCCAGACCTTCAGGCGCGCGTAGTTCTGTCCGGCGTTCTTCAGGACGGCGAGCGCGTCCTGGGTGGTCCCGGAACTGTTCTTGTAGACGCCGCCGAGCGCTTCGCTCTTGATGAGCGACGACACGTCCGAGCCCTTGATGCTCAGGCCGCTGGAGCCCGACGCGAAGGTCAGGTCGTCGACGTTGATCCAGTTCCCGGCGTTGGCGTCGGAGTTGACGCTGACGGTGCACTGGTTGTTCGTCACCGCGATGGAGGTGACGATGCGGATCCAGCCGCTCGGGGAGACCGGGATGGCGGTGCGCTGCTCGGCGCTGCCGCAGTTCTTCAGGGCCAGGTACGCGGAGTTCTGGCCGCCGCCGGAGCGCACCCAGGCGGTGAGCTTGTAGTTGCCGTTGGTGAGCCCGGACAGGTACTGGTACGTCTCGACCTTGTAGGCGGAGGCCGAGTAGTGCGAGAGACGGTAACTGCCCGTGTGACCGCCGGACTCGGTGAAGGAGGCGGAGTTCTGCCCGGCCGCCGAGTACGTCGACCAGCCGGCCGGTGTCGCGGTGCCGGCGCCGCCGGTCTCGAAGCCGGCGTTGGTGAGCGTGGTGGCCGCCTGCGCTGTCTGCGCGGGCAGGGCGGTGAGGGCGAGCCCGGCGGCAAGCGGCAGCAGGAGGGCTCTGAGTGTGCGTCTGGGATGGAACATCGTCGTCCGTCGTCCCTTCGACGTGATGGATGGGTTTCCCTCGTGCGGTGAGGGACCCCCTCCGCCCGCGGCTCGCGGCTCCACGGGCGAAGGGGGAGTCGGCTCAGCCGTCGAGTCGCACGACCCGTACGGCTCCCGCCGGGACCGCGAGGCGGCCGGCGGCGCGTTCGCCCGTCAGCAGTTCGGTG
Protein-coding regions in this window:
- the crcB gene encoding fluoride efflux transporter CrcB, translated to MTAEEAENLRTGAARRATGTSRLPVVVVVAVGGGIGAAARYAASLWWPTRAGGFPWTTFWVNVVGCAVIGVFLVVITEAGTAHRLLRPFFGTGVLGGFTTFSTYAVDVRKLFGDDRPGTALAYLAATLCAALLAVWLAATATRRALLWRQR
- a CDS encoding ArsR family transcriptional regulator, with the protein product MLRTPVSERRLDILEWLKEPARHFPPQRHGDLVEDGVTADVVAAKLGVCRQAAGTHLALLAGVGLLRAKRIRRRTYYRRDEMRIAEVARMFEKGW
- a CDS encoding SMP-30/gluconolactonase/LRE family protein: MDRRTPLVPLRYITLPGHGPEDVVADTRGRVLTGVSDGRILRVDGLDDPPAARVEHIAEIGGRPLGLELLPDGDLLVCCADGALLRVDPDGGTGNVRVLTDTVAGERLRFCSNAVALPDGTVYFTVSSQVHPLRDWMGEIVEHTGTGRLLRLEPGAREAEVVLEGLQFANGLARAADDSFLIVAETGARRLTRYRLTGPRAGRAEPLVEQLPGFPDNLWRGAPDGPVWVALAGPRVPPLDLLHRAGPAARRRAARLAVNAPYRPSGTAAVLAVDDDGRIVHHLTHRRSGFRMVTSVCETGGRLVLGSLWERGIAVCEAPVTK
- a CDS encoding DUF190 domain-containing protein, with translation MTTATGRALRLTVFVGENDTWHRKPLYTEIVHRARAAGLAGASVFRGIEGFGASSLIHTSRLLSLSEDLPVAIVVVDSEERVRAFLPELDELVTEGLVTLDPCEVVRYAGRGGNRAGTPGDTDTRGKKSL
- a CDS encoding undecaprenyl-diphosphate phosphatase, with the translated sequence MSAISVGQAVVLGAVEGVTEFLPVSSTGHLKITEGLMGIPVDDDAVVGFSAVIQVGAIAAVLVYFRKDIVRIVSAWFRGLRSREERHSHDYKFAWWVIYATIPIVVVGLAAKPLIEGPLASLWVVAGSLIVGSGVMWAADQMGRHKRGEDDTSFKDAMLVGSSQILALLFPGFSRSGATMSTALMLDLDRVAATRLSFFLGIPALTGAGIYELKDALGTGAGAAPLAVGTVVSFVVAYASIAWLLKFVAKHSFNAFVVYRLVVGVALFGLLAAGVLDS
- the crcB gene encoding fluoride efflux transporter CrcB; this translates as MNWLVVVVGGMIGAPLRYLTDRAVQSRHDSLLPWGTFVVNTGGCLVLGVLTGAAAAGPDLRLFLGTGFCGALTTYSTFSYETLRLTETGAGLFAAVNAVASVVAGLGAASAGVALGQWAWS
- a CDS encoding FadR/GntR family transcriptional regulator, with the translated sequence MEAVLTHLRGAIEQGRYAIGDKLPSEAELCRTLEVSRPVLREALRALQTMGLTVAKTGKGTFVIANTVEDPTFGDYAASDLLEVRRHVEIPVAGYAALRRTPENLDRLAHLLDRMERETDTTAWVAMDTLFHLTVAEAAQNPVFRRVIEEIRDALARQSAFLNELGGRREQSDREHRAIVEALIDGSGPDAVEAMSHHLDRVETTLTDIVRAPRTAVPGPDS
- a CDS encoding glycoside hydrolase family 53 protein, translated to MFHPRRTLRALLLPLAAGLALTALPAQTAQAATTLTNAGFETGGAGTATPAGWSTYSAAGQNSASFTESGGHTGSYRLSHYSASAYKVETYQYLSGLTNGNYKLTAWVRSGGGQNSAYLALKNCGSAEQRTAIPVSPSGWIRIVTSIAVTNNQCTVSVNSDANAGNWINVDDLTFASGSSGLSIKGSDVSSLIKSEALGGVYKNSSGTTQDALAVLKNAGQNYARLKVWVNPADGYNNKARVLAAAKRIKAQGTKLLVDFHYSDIWADPGAQTVPAAWAGHSYSQLKTDVYNHTYDVLNALKAQGTTADMVQVGNEINGGMLWSAGSTDNWSQLAGLLNSGYDAVKAVNSGTTVALHLAKGGDLAGTRWWFDNAVSNGVRFDVIGLSYYGYWHGTLADFQTTLDDAAARYSKPVFVAETAYPFRLDSEDSHENIIDLSSELVSGYPASVAGQTRWMNDVASIVEAVPNGRGLGVFYWESTWTAVTGNGWDPTDAGSGNGWENQALFGYDDKALSSMSWFSHR